GTAATAAATTTCTGTTCCGTCTTTTACTGTAAATGTGCTCATGATTTTTAGTATTAAATTGTTATTATTTGTTATTTTGATTTTAATGGTAAATTAATTTTTGTTTTTTAACGTTTACTGTATGTACTATTCAGTTTTGTTATGATTATGATGCAAATTTATTGCAGGAAGGTCTGTCTATCGATTAATCTAGATTAAGAAGTAAAAAAAATGTTCCAGAAAATATTTTTTTACTCTTAGAATAGTGTTTAGCTTTTTTATTTCAGTCTTTTTTCTTTCAATTTTACTATTCGTAATAACTAATGTAATTTGTTACATTAAAATAAATTTTTATATATTTGAATTTCGACATTCGTTTTTTTAGTTGGTTATTGGTATTGAATTATTAATAAGCTTCGGGAATAAAACGAATTTTTTTGCCTAAAAATGGCTTTCCCAAAGGGTCATTTTAAAATTGTGATTTCAAATCGCAAATAAATAACCTACAGACAGAAACAAAATGACGAAATTTATAATTAGACTTTTAGTTCTATTACTGCCGCTTATTTCTCCAGTTGTTACTTGCCAGATAAAAAAAATTGGAGTTCCTTTTATAACTAGTTATAGTCCAAAGATGTATAAAGCCGCGTCTGAAAATTGGGACGTTTTACAAAATTCCAAAGGCATGATGTTTTTTGCCAATCATTTCGGTATTCTGCAGTTCGACGGCGTGCGATGGAGTATTGTTACCCAGCCGGAAAACCGCAGTATGGTGCGTTCTCTGGCGATTGATCAAAATGATAAAATGTATGTGGGGGCTCAAGGCGATTTTGGATATGTAATCCAATTGCCAAACGGACAGTATCAATATACTTCTCTTGTAAAATTGATTCCGGTTTCTGCTCGAAATTTTGGTGATGTTACGCATACTGTAATTCAAAATAATAAAGTGATTTTCTTTTCTTCTGAAGGGATTTTTATCTACAATAACAACAAAATCAAGGTTTTACAATCAAAATCTAATTTTGATGATTTTTTTGAAGTGAATCATGAAATCTATGTTTCAGATAATGCGAAAGGACTTTTAAAACTTCAAAACAACAAACTTCTTTCAGTTCCCAATGGAGAGCAATTAATTGGAAAGAAAATTCGAAAAATCTTTAATACAAAAAACGGATTGCTATTGCTTACGCAGAAGGAAGGACTTTTTACGTATCAAAACAATAAAATAAAACCATTTTTGACGGAAGTGGATTATCTGCTGAAGCAAAATCAAATTTCAACAGGTATTGCATTTTCTGATGGATATTTTGGAATTGGAACTCGTCAAAACGGATTGATAGTTGTAGATAGTGCGGGACGTTTGATTCAGCACATCAACAAACAAATGGGACTTCAGAATGATTATGTTACGAATTTAAAAACCGATAAAGAAGGTAATTTGTGGGTAACGCTTAAGGAAGGGATTTCACTTATACAGATTTCATCTCCTTTGTCCCGAATTTTAGATAGTTCAAATTCTGAAACGAAAATATATAACAGCTTGATTTATCAGAATAAATTATACATCGCTACAGACAACGGTTTATTTTGGCTCGATTGGAATGAATATAAAAACGGGAAAAGAGAAAATGTTCATTTTCAGCATGTTTCGGGTATGTATGAAAACGTTTGGAATATTGGTGTTTTTGGCAATTCGCTTTTGGCTTTTGAAAAAAACGGAATATTTGAAGTCAGCGGTAATGCAGCAAAAACAATAGCCAAAATTGATGGCGCTTGGAAAGGGATTCTGATTCCGAATCATCCTGATTTACTGCTTGCTGGCGGTTATACGGGTTTGTATCTTTTGAAAAATACAAATGGTTCGTGGGTATATCAGCATAAAATAAAAGGTTTTGAGGAAAGCAGCCGTGTTATTGAAACCGAGAAGGACGGGAGTATCTGGATTGCACATGGTTACAAAGGGATTTTCAAACTCAAACTGAATACCACTTTTGATGCTGTTTCTGAACTTCAGTTTTACAATCAGAAGAATGGATTTCCATCGAGTTTGTTTCTGAATACATTTAAAATTGATAATCAGATTTTATTTGGTACCACTAAAGGAGTTTACAAACAAAATCCGGTTTCAAAAAAGATGGTTCCAGATCCTGTTTTTAAAAAATATCTCGGACTCGGAAGTCATATACGTTTATTAAAGCCAGATAATCAGAATAATATTTGGTATTTATCGGGAGAGAATACAGGAAAAATGATTCAGAAATCAAAAGGGAATTATCAAATCGATGAACTGCCTTTTCGAAAGCTCCGCTATTTGTATGTGCCAGGATTTGAAAATATTCAGACAACTGCCAGTGGTGATGTGTTTTTTGGAACACAAGACGGATTGATTCATTACAGTGCTGTTAAAAACAAGAAGTACCAAACGAAATACAAAGCGGTTATTTCTGAAGTAAAATGTATTTT
This is a stretch of genomic DNA from Flavobacterium endoglycinae. It encodes these proteins:
- a CDS encoding triple tyrosine motif-containing protein, yielding MTKFIIRLLVLLLPLISPVVTCQIKKIGVPFITSYSPKMYKAASENWDVLQNSKGMMFFANHFGILQFDGVRWSIVTQPENRSMVRSLAIDQNDKMYVGAQGDFGYVIQLPNGQYQYTSLVKLIPVSARNFGDVTHTVIQNNKVIFFSSEGIFIYNNNKIKVLQSKSNFDDFFEVNHEIYVSDNAKGLLKLQNNKLLSVPNGEQLIGKKIRKIFNTKNGLLLLTQKEGLFTYQNNKIKPFLTEVDYLLKQNQISTGIAFSDGYFGIGTRQNGLIVVDSAGRLIQHINKQMGLQNDYVTNLKTDKEGNLWVTLKEGISLIQISSPLSRILDSSNSETKIYNSLIYQNKLYIATDNGLFWLDWNEYKNGKRENVHFQHVSGMYENVWNIGVFGNSLLAFEKNGIFEVSGNAAKTIAKIDGAWKGILIPNHPDLLLAGGYTGLYLLKNTNGSWVYQHKIKGFEESSRVIETEKDGSIWIAHGYKGIFKLKLNTTFDAVSELQFYNQKNGFPSSLFLNTFKIDNQILFGTTKGVYKQNPVSKKMVPDPVFKKYLGLGSHIRLLKPDNQNNIWYLSGENTGKMIQKSKGNYQIDELPFRKLRYLYVPGFENIQTTASGDVFFGTQDGLIHYSAVKNKKYQTKYKAVISEVKCIFPKDSLLFSSRYDVLPNKTGSPNDTFSVELPYSNNALHFSFASLFFDDAEATTYEYWLEGFEPEWSDYSIQTEKEYTNLPENEYVFHVRAKNIYGVVSEEAVFRFEVLPPWYRTIWAYILYFILYGVVIYSVIKYQKSVAERQRQQLILNQEKELLRSRAELNEQKLTLEQENMNIMRENLESTINLKNAKVASSTVNLIHLNEILLSIKDLITQIDKKNDPNVNFSLLAKINKLIDHELQGDKQWNEFEEIFNQLHDNFMQRLKSTYPELTPRDMRLCAYLRMNFNTKEIAPLLGISVRGVEDTRYRIRKKLQLPSDTNITEFILNF